The following coding sequences lie in one Arachis hypogaea cultivar Tifrunner chromosome 4, arahy.Tifrunner.gnm2.J5K5, whole genome shotgun sequence genomic window:
- the LOC112794390 gene encoding LOW QUALITY PROTEIN: tetraketide alpha-pyrone reductase 1 (The sequence of the model RefSeq protein was modified relative to this genomic sequence to represent the inferred CDS: substituted 1 base at 1 genomic stop codon) codes for MEKEKERVCVTGASGFLASWLIKRLLLCGYHVTGTVRDLRKRKKFEHLXSLEGARERLHLVQADLMEEGSFDNDIFGCKGVFHIASPVLKPSSNVKAEMLEPALQGTLNVLRSCKKNPTLRRVVLTSSSSTLRVRDDLDPKVPLDESSWSSLELCEKLQAWYVMSKTMAERAAWEYCRENGIDLVTILPSFVIGPSLPPDLCSTASDVLGLLKGETERFQWHGRMGYVHIDDVALCHILVYENEASHGRYLCSSVVMDNDDLVALLATRYPTLPIPKWFQKLDRPHYDLNTSRLRSLGFKFKSIEEMFDDCIASFVQQGHLTLQPAAPI; via the exons atggaaaaagagaaagagagagtgtgtgtgacTGGAGCTTCAGGCTTTCTAGCTTCTTGGCTTATCAAGCGACTTCTTTTGTGTGGTTATCATGTCACTGGAACTGTGAGAGATTTACGTAAGCGGAAGAAATTTGAACACTTATAGAGTCTAGAAGGTGCAAGAGAGAGACTACACCTTGTCCAAGCTGATCTAATGGAAGAAGGAAGCTTCGACAATGACATCTTCGGATGCAAAGGTGTCTTCCACATAGCCTCTCCTGTCCTCAAGCCCTCATCAAATGTCAAG GCGGAGATGTTGGAGCCGGCTCTCCAAGGTACTCTAAACGTGCTGCGTTCGTGTAAGAAGAATCCGACGCTGCGTCGAGTGGTATTAACCTCATCTTCTTCAACTCTTAGGGTCCGAGACGATCTTGATCCAAAAGTACCTCTAGACGAGTCTTCATGGAGCTCCTTGGAGCTCTGCGAGAAACTGCAGGCATGGTACGTGATGTCCAAGACAATGGCGGAGAGAGCGGCATGGGAGTACTGCAGAGAGAATGGGATCGACTTAGTGACCATTCTACCCTCGTTCGTCATTGGACCAAGCTTGCCGCCAGATCTGTGTTCTACGGCATCTGATGTGCTAGGGTTGCTCAAAGGTGAAACCGAGAGATTTCAATGGCATGGAAGGATGGGATACGTTCACATTGATGACGTGGCGCTCTGCCATATCCTTGTGTATGAGAATGAAGCCTCCCATGGCAGATACCTTTGCAGCTCTGTTGTCATGGATAATGATGATTTGGTTGCTTTGCTTGCAACTCGTTATCCTACTCTCCCTATTCCTAAATG GTTCCAGAAACTAGATAGGCCGCATTACGATCTGAACACATCAAGGCTGAGGAGTCTGGGATTCAAGTTTAAGTCAATTGAAGAAATGTTTGATGACTGCATTGCATCGTTTGTTCAGCAAGGCCATCTCACACTTCAACCTGCAGCTCCAATTTAA
- the LOC112797217 gene encoding uncharacterized protein: protein MNGRSEGDSIRAEFMPVGADGRIVLSFSLLNAEPRDWIYDWNFREIDEILLQPVIQSLQPIANITVESQVLYHTQKSPFSYWDEVNSNEWHLDTSVAAGGRSKMLQLVVYIPSAKECPLRLELPNGDLSNTNGFISPMWGGVVVWNPQSCKKDLERYQKFSGILMGQLRQLLGLKSDNLYVGQSGTYVLQGSEKGFTQWELDVLSRNHVCFNLYSCAATLGSLSRLVQSLPRMIITDEIGKKVMISLEAAKFAQSNASAGIYDASASSSRQARSLAEDSFFHPSIMSISYYSYWHSFIIYTPYFLLVMKPVIFPVLSEWKRYKQENMKFVAWKAKAK from the exons ATGAATGGTAGGAGTGAAGGGGATTCGATTCGCGCCGAGTTCATGCCGGTTGGTGCTGATGGCAGGATTGTTCTTTCCTTCAGTTTGCTCAATGCAGAGCCGCGGGATTGGATATATGATTG GAATTTTCGTGAAATTGATGAGATTCTGTTGCAACCTGTAATCCAATCTTTGCAACCTATAGCAAACATAACAGTTGAAAGCCAG GTTTTATATCATACGCAAAAGTCTCCATTTTCTTACTGGGATGAG GTTAATTCTAATGAGTGGCACTTGGATACTTCAGTTGCAGCCGGTGGGAGATCTAAAATGTTGCAACTTGTGGT GTATATACCATCAGCAAAGGAATGTCCTCTCCGGTTGGAGCTTCCAAATGGAGACCTGTCTAATACTAATGGATTTATATCCCCA ATGTGGGGAGGTGTTGTTGTCTGGAATCCCCAAAGCTgtaaaaaagatttggaaa GATACCAGAAGTTTTCTGGAATTCTAATGGGGCAGTTGCGGCAACTCCTTGGTCTTAAGTCTGATAACCTCTATGTTGGTCAATCAGGCACATACGTTCTCCAAGGGAGTGAAAAAGGATTCACACAATG GGAGTTGGATGTTTTGTCACGGAATCATGTTTGCTTTAATCTCTATTCTTGTGCGGCAACACTTGGATCTCTTTCCAGATTG GTTCAATCATTGCCAAGGATGATTATCACTGATGAAATTGGAAAAAAG GTGATGATTTCTTTGGAAGCtgcaaaatttgctcaaagtaATGCATCTGCTGGAATTTATGATGCATCTGCTT CATCATCAAGGCAAGCAAGATCTCTGGCAGAGGATTCCTTTTTTCATCCTTCAATTATGTCTATCAGTTATTATTCATATTGGCATTCTTTTATCATCTATACG CCATATTTTCTGCTTGTTATGAAGCCAGTCATCTTCCCTGTTTTGAGTgaatggaaaagatacaagcaagaGAATATGAAGTTTGTCGCATGGAAGGCCAAAGCAAAGTAA
- the LOC112797215 gene encoding uncharacterized protein, translating to MDPTMKQFQQKLTEVELEAELLLLARHQMVENDKLRNGNREALTALRKRARTTKTSVPTPFESMMKGVEGSRSRPLVQEVCNTCGNHDSFEKTWMMFPGTDMFASIPFHAAHTILETDQPRLDFEAKKLQSIVKEKSLLISETGALADKIGPGVVRSLVTLND from the exons ATGGATCCTACCATGAAACAATTCCAACAAAAATTAACAGAAGTGGAACTGGAAGCCGAGCTTCTTCTTTTGGCCCGGCATCAG ATGGTTGAGAATGATAAATTGAGAAATGGGAATAGAGAAGCACTGACTGCATTAAGGAAGAGGGCTCGGACAACCAAGACTAGTGTTCCGACTCCTTTTGAATCGATGATGAAGGGAGTCGAAGGGTCGAGGTCAAGACCCTTGGTGCAAGAAGTGTGTAACACCTGTGGTAACCATGATTCATTCGAGAAGACGTGGATGATGTTTCCAGGAACTGATATGTTTGCCAGCATCCCATTCCATGCTGCCCACACTATCTTGGAAACAG ATCAACCTCGACTTGACTTTGAGGCAAAGAAGCTACAGAGCATAGTGAAGGAAAAATCATTACTTATTTCAGAGACAGGTGCCCTTGCTGATAAGATAGGACCAGGCGTGGTTAGATCTCTTGTAACCTTAAACGACTAG